One part of the Candidatus Abyssobacteria bacterium SURF_5 genome encodes these proteins:
- a CDS encoding NAD-dependent epimerase/dehydratase family protein yields MLVTGGAGFIGSHLAEALTKRGNHVSVLDDLSTGSRDNIEHLQGDPKFSFVLGTILDASTVDSLVSQCQMVYHLAAAVGVKYIIDNPLNSLRINIKGTENVFESANRHKRKVILASTSEIYGKNEKDRLSEDDDRILGSTAISRWGYSCTKAFDEFLALAYWREKKLPVVALRYFNTCGPRQTGEYGMVIPRFVKAALLGHPLLVYGDGKQIRCFSYIDDIVEGTIALAEHPKAEGEIFNLGSTEPITISELAHKIVRMTNSNSKIEYVPYEQAYEKGFEDLHRRVPDISKARKLVGFEPKTSLEQLLRKVIEYFSR; encoded by the coding sequence ATTCTGGTAACCGGCGGCGCCGGCTTCATCGGGTCGCATCTTGCAGAGGCCCTGACGAAGCGGGGAAACCACGTGAGCGTGCTTGACGATCTATCGACCGGCAGCCGCGACAACATCGAGCATCTTCAGGGGGACCCGAAGTTTTCATTCGTGCTCGGAACGATTCTCGACGCTTCCACCGTCGATTCGTTGGTATCGCAGTGCCAAATGGTGTATCATCTGGCGGCTGCGGTTGGAGTCAAATACATCATCGACAATCCGCTCAATTCGCTGCGGATCAATATCAAGGGAACGGAAAACGTTTTCGAATCCGCCAACCGTCACAAGCGGAAGGTGATCCTGGCGTCCACCTCCGAAATTTACGGGAAGAACGAGAAGGACCGGCTAAGCGAAGACGACGACAGGATACTCGGCTCGACCGCGATCTCGCGCTGGGGCTACTCGTGCACCAAGGCGTTCGACGAGTTTCTTGCGCTCGCGTATTGGCGGGAAAAGAAACTGCCGGTCGTCGCGCTTCGCTATTTCAACACGTGCGGCCCGCGGCAGACCGGCGAGTACGGCATGGTCATTCCCCGCTTTGTGAAGGCCGCTCTGCTGGGTCACCCGCTGCTCGTGTACGGCGATGGAAAACAGATACGCTGTTTTTCTTATATTGACGATATCGTCGAGGGCACCATTGCGCTGGCGGAGCATCCGAAGGCCGAGGGCGAGATATTTAATCTTGGTTCGACCGAGCCGATCACCATTTCGGAGCTCGCGCACAAGATTGTCCGCATGACCAACAGCAATTCGAAAATTGAATATGTGCCCTATGAGCAGGCGTATGAGAAGGGTTTCGAAGACCTTCACAGGCGCGTGCCCGATATCAGCAAGGCAAGGAAGTTGGTCGGCTTCGAGCCGAAGACGTCGCTCGAGCAGTTGCTGCGGAAAGTGATCGAGTATTTTTCCCGATGA
- a CDS encoding SDR family oxidoreductase, with product MFSCPSFCRRTIDVKALITGIAGFAGSYLAELLLSDGENVAGTRLPDENLQNLKPLLSHVQLLDCDLRDVETTNRAVAQAKPDCIYHLAALTFIPDSVVDPRITFKINLLGTLNLLEAARKLKNRPRVLFVGSADEYGRVKQSELPIREENPLRPTNPYSVSKVSASMLAYEYGLNSHLHVVRVRPFNHTGPRQSPRFVCSDFARQIVEAEKGRRTPEIHVGNLRPKRDFLDVRDVVRAYRDILKGGDSCEVYNICSGASVSVSALLEMLMAYSGRELKVVESADRTRPSDVEEIRGDYGKIQKAIGWKPSIPLAKTLGDMVEYWRRNT from the coding sequence ATGTTCTCATGCCCCTCGTTTTGCAGAAGGACCATTGATGTGAAAGCGTTGATAACCGGAATCGCAGGCTTTGCCGGGTCATATCTCGCCGAACTGCTGCTGAGCGACGGCGAGAACGTGGCCGGGACCAGGCTGCCGGATGAGAATCTTCAGAATCTGAAGCCGCTGCTCTCGCACGTGCAGTTGCTCGACTGCGATCTGCGGGACGTCGAAACGACGAATCGCGCAGTCGCTCAGGCGAAACCCGACTGCATCTATCATCTGGCTGCGCTCACTTTCATTCCGGACTCGGTCGTTGATCCGCGGATAACGTTCAAGATCAACCTGCTGGGCACATTGAATCTCCTGGAGGCGGCGCGAAAACTCAAAAATCGCCCGCGCGTTCTGTTCGTGGGCTCGGCCGATGAGTACGGGCGCGTCAAGCAGAGCGAGCTTCCCATTCGCGAGGAAAACCCGTTGAGGCCGACGAACCCGTATTCGGTCAGCAAAGTGAGCGCGAGCATGCTCGCGTATGAATACGGCCTGAACAGCCATCTGCACGTCGTGCGCGTGCGCCCGTTCAATCATACCGGCCCGCGCCAGTCGCCGCGTTTCGTGTGCTCCGATTTTGCGCGACAGATAGTCGAGGCGGAGAAGGGGCGGCGCACTCCCGAAATTCATGTCGGCAATCTGCGGCCGAAGCGCGATTTCCTCGATGTGAGGGACGTCGTGCGCGCGTATCGCGATATCCTGAAGGGCGGCGACTCGTGCGAAGTCTACAATATCTGTTCGGGGGCATCCGTGTCGGTGAGCGCGCTGCTTGAAATGCTGATGGCGTATTCGGGGCGCGAGCTGAAGGTGGTCGAATCGGCCGACCGCACGCGCCCGAGCGACGTCGAGGAGATACGCGGCGATTACGGGAAGATTCAGAAAGCCATCGGATGGAAGCCGAGCATTCCACTGGCAAAGACGCTTGGAGACATGGTCGAATACTGGCGCAGGAATACCTGA
- a CDS encoding SDR family oxidoreductase — protein sequence MEAEHSTGKDAWRHGRILAQEYLKEEYLARVLITGGAGFLGSHLCDRFIGEGYDVICVDSLITGTCDNISHLFGNPHFKFIQHDVTEYIYVGGSLQYVLHFASPASPIDYLELPIQTLKVGALGTHKVLGLAKDKGARLLLASTSEVYGDPLIHPQPESYWGNVNPIGPRGVYDEAKRFAEALVMAYHRVHKMQTRIARIFNTYGPRMRPQDGRVVSNFITQALAGKPLTVYGDGSQTRSFCYVDDLVDGIFRLLHSEQCGPVNVGNPNEMSVLELAKLVRDLVGGGSEIIMQPLPIDDPKVRQPDITLARRALQWEPKVDLRVGLARTIEFFRTRMQAS from the coding sequence ATGGAAGCCGAGCATTCCACTGGCAAAGACGCTTGGAGACATGGTCGAATACTGGCGCAGGAATACCTGAAGGAGGAATATTTGGCCAGGGTACTGATCACCGGCGGCGCCGGGTTTCTGGGTTCGCACCTGTGCGACCGATTCATCGGAGAAGGATACGACGTCATTTGCGTCGACAGCCTGATCACGGGCACGTGCGACAACATCTCGCATCTGTTCGGAAATCCGCATTTCAAATTCATCCAGCACGATGTGACCGAATATATCTATGTCGGGGGTTCGCTGCAGTACGTTCTTCATTTCGCCTCCCCCGCCAGCCCGATCGATTACCTCGAACTTCCGATCCAGACATTGAAGGTGGGCGCGCTCGGAACACATAAAGTGCTCGGCCTTGCGAAGGACAAGGGTGCGCGACTGCTGCTGGCCTCGACCTCGGAAGTTTACGGCGACCCGCTGATCCATCCGCAGCCGGAATCGTATTGGGGCAACGTTAATCCCATCGGCCCGCGGGGAGTATACGATGAGGCGAAGCGTTTCGCCGAGGCGCTTGTGATGGCGTATCACCGGGTCCACAAAATGCAGACGCGCATCGCGAGGATTTTCAACACGTACGGGCCGCGGATGCGCCCGCAGGACGGAAGGGTAGTATCCAATTTCATCACGCAGGCTCTTGCCGGCAAGCCGCTGACCGTGTACGGCGACGGCTCGCAGACCCGGAGCTTCTGTTACGTCGACGATCTGGTGGACGGTATCTTTCGATTGCTGCATTCAGAGCAATGCGGGCCGGTGAATGTGGGAAATCCCAATGAGATGTCCGTGCTCGAGCTGGCAAAACTGGTGAGGGATCTCGTTGGTGGCGGCAGCGAGATTATCATGCAGCCGCTCCCGATCGATGATCCGAAGGTGAGGCAGCCGGATATAACACTTGCGCGCAGGGCGCTTCAGTGGGAGCCGAAAGTCGATTTGCGGGTGGGACTCGCGCGGACAATAGAATTCTTCAGGACGCGGATGCAAGCATCTTAG
- a CDS encoding PilZ domain-containing protein — translation MKKQPGDNGKKAKTGERRKFMRYSCKTSLKGILDFNPSGASRKTVKAQDIQFQKGETAYILNISERGLALELDHSLPPGLMVKIAIENPVAPPIETDGRVVWADKLTTKTQGYIIGMSFRHMREKHQRNLQRLITFLQNIPE, via the coding sequence ATGAAGAAGCAACCGGGGGATAACGGAAAAAAAGCGAAGACAGGGGAACGGCGTAAATTCATGCGTTATTCCTGCAAGACCTCTTTAAAAGGAATCCTTGACTTTAATCCTTCGGGCGCCTCCCGCAAGACAGTAAAGGCACAGGATATCCAATTTCAGAAGGGAGAGACCGCGTATATCCTGAATATCAGCGAGCGCGGCCTCGCTCTCGAGCTGGACCACAGTCTCCCGCCCGGGCTGATGGTGAAAATAGCTATTGAAAACCCGGTCGCTCCTCCAATAGAGACCGATGGCCGCGTCGTTTGGGCCGATAAGCTGACCACGAAAACGCAGGGGTATATCATCGGCATGAGTTTTCGTCATATGAGGGAGAAACACCAGCGAAATCTGCAACGTCTAATCACATTTCTTCAGAATATTCCGGAATAG